A DNA window from Agarivorans sp. TSD2052 contains the following coding sequences:
- the modB gene encoding molybdate ABC transporter permease subunit — MPDLMVVWLTLKLAVVVTTVLLFIATPLAWWMSQTRSAFKPLVGAIFALPLVLPPTVLGFYLLLLLGPNGAVGRLSDSVGFGHLPFTFSGIVIACVVHTLPFVVQPMQNAFEAMGKRPLEVASTLRASPLVVFWQVAFPLARPGFFAAAILGFCHTIGEFGVVLMIGGNIAGQTRVMSIEIYNHVEALEYSQAHWLAGAMLVFSFIALLLIYSLNDLARRRVMA, encoded by the coding sequence ATGCCCGATTTAATGGTGGTTTGGTTAACCTTAAAACTGGCGGTGGTTGTCACCACTGTACTGCTATTTATCGCCACGCCTTTAGCGTGGTGGATGTCGCAAACGAGATCGGCATTTAAACCGCTGGTAGGTGCCATATTTGCATTGCCACTGGTATTGCCGCCCACGGTGTTGGGCTTTTACTTGTTGTTATTACTAGGGCCCAATGGCGCAGTAGGGCGCTTATCAGACAGTGTTGGGTTTGGACATTTACCCTTTACGTTTAGCGGCATTGTGATTGCCTGTGTGGTGCATACCTTGCCGTTTGTGGTTCAACCCATGCAAAACGCCTTTGAGGCAATGGGTAAACGACCTTTAGAAGTGGCCTCTACATTACGCGCTAGCCCCTTAGTGGTGTTTTGGCAGGTGGCTTTTCCATTAGCGAGGCCCGGTTTTTTTGCCGCTGCCATTCTTGGTTTTTGTCACACCATTGGCGAGTTTGGTGTAGTGCTAATGATAGGTGGCAACATTGCCGGTCAAACCAGAGTGATGTCGATAGAAATTTATAACCATGTAGAAGCCTTAGAATACAGCCAAGCGCATTGGCTAGCTGGCGCCATGCTGGTGTTTTCATTTATCGCCTTACTGCTTATTTACAGCTTGAACGATTTAGCCAGAAGAAGGGTAATGGCATGA
- the modC gene encoding molybdenum ABC transporter ATP-binding protein has protein sequence MSIQLNLQANRGDFCLDVNINIPCRGVTMLFGPSGSGKTTCLRAMAGLERLANSYVSINGDVWQDEPHHIWRPSHQRDIGYVFQEASLFSHLNVKQNLLFGYRRIAANKRKVTPEETCQLLGITGLLSRNTASLSGGERQRVAIARALLTSPKLLLMDEPLSALDLKLKQEIMPYLERLHQHLSIPVVYVSHALEEVASLADYVVMLNQGKVALAGKLNELMLDKRAGLLFGGQANTLLTGQVVAKDRLGLSTLRVQGLLIYVAGQHWRIGETVRCRVNARDVSLCNTKPDLSSIVNVLPAMVQSIDKGLKDGECLVTSRLASGQLLQALISEYSTALLALKCGQSVWLQLKSVAII, from the coding sequence ATGAGCATACAGCTAAATTTGCAGGCAAATAGAGGTGATTTTTGCCTCGATGTTAACATCAACATACCTTGTCGAGGCGTTACCATGTTGTTTGGGCCTTCGGGCTCGGGTAAAACGACTTGCTTACGGGCCATGGCGGGGCTAGAGCGCTTAGCCAATAGTTATGTGTCAATCAATGGTGACGTTTGGCAAGACGAACCCCACCACATATGGCGCCCTAGCCACCAACGAGACATTGGCTATGTATTTCAAGAGGCCAGTTTGTTTTCACATTTAAATGTAAAACAAAACCTGTTGTTTGGATACCGCCGTATAGCGGCTAATAAACGCAAAGTGACACCAGAAGAAACCTGTCAATTGTTAGGGATCACCGGCTTATTATCACGCAATACAGCCTCTTTGTCGGGCGGCGAACGGCAACGCGTCGCCATTGCTAGAGCGTTGCTGACCTCTCCCAAACTGCTATTGATGGACGAACCCTTATCGGCCTTAGATCTTAAGTTAAAACAAGAAATCATGCCCTATTTAGAGCGCTTGCATCAGCACTTGTCTATTCCCGTTGTGTACGTAAGCCATGCCCTAGAAGAGGTCGCCAGTTTGGCAGATTATGTGGTGATGCTTAATCAAGGAAAGGTGGCGCTGGCGGGCAAGCTTAATGAGCTAATGTTAGACAAACGCGCCGGGCTGTTGTTTGGTGGGCAAGCTAACACCCTACTAACAGGGCAAGTGGTCGCTAAAGACAGGCTTGGTTTATCTACCTTACGTGTACAAGGCTTATTGATTTATGTCGCGGGGCAACATTGGCGCATAGGGGAAACCGTGCGCTGCAGAGTGAACGCTCGCGATGTTAGCCTGTGTAACACTAAACCTGACCTTAGCTCAATAGTTAATGTGCTGCCAGCCATGGTGCAAAGCATTGATAAAGGGCTAAAAGACGGCGAATGCTTAGTGACATCGCGCTTAGCGTCAGGGCAATTGTTACAGGCACTTATCTCAGAATACTCCACTGCCTTGCTGGCATTAAAATGTGGCCAAAGCGTATGGTTACAGCTTAAATCGGTAGCCATCATCTAG
- a CDS encoding GFA family protein — protein MKYTYSGTCKCGEVTVSIELPYKISKYSPRTCDCDYCIANNVSYISDPAGSLKIVSAAPLKITKQGAELADFLCCSSCDVLISVVYNFQAGIKGAVNVSVLDDLDHLKEGIRVSPKLLEPSEKLKRWESMWLSISVEELARI, from the coding sequence ATGAAATATACCTATTCTGGAACGTGTAAATGTGGAGAAGTTACTGTTTCAATTGAGCTTCCTTATAAAATTAGCAAATATAGTCCTAGGACATGTGATTGTGATTATTGTATTGCAAATAATGTTTCATATATTTCAGATCCGGCGGGTAGTCTGAAGATTGTGAGTGCAGCTCCCCTTAAAATAACCAAACAGGGAGCCGAGTTAGCAGACTTTTTATGCTGTTCAAGTTGTGATGTTTTAATTTCTGTCGTTTATAATTTCCAAGCAGGTATTAAAGGTGCTGTAAATGTATCTGTGCTGGATGATTTAGACCATCTTAAAGAAGGTATAAGAGTTTCGCCTAAGCTACTAGAACCCTCTGAGAAACTTAAGCGCTGGGAAAGTATGTGGCTAAGCATCAGTGTTGAAGAATTAGCTCGCATATAA
- the nifH gene encoding nitrogenase iron protein — MAIRQCAIYGKGGIGKSTTTQNLVGALAEAGKKVMIIGCDPKADSTRLILHAKAQNTIMEMAAEAGSVEDIELEDVLKVGYGGVRCVESGGPEPGVGCAGRGVITAINFLEEEGAYEEDLDFVFYDVLGDVVCGGFAMPIRENKAQEIYIVVSGEMMAMYAANNISKGICKYAATGSVRLAGLICNSRKCDREDELIEALAAKIGTQMIHFVPRDNVVQQAEIRRMTVIEYNPKCNQADEYRTLANKIINNQLFVVPTPVTMDELEELLMEFGIMDEEDETIIGQVAEEVTA, encoded by the coding sequence ATGGCTATTCGTCAATGTGCAATTTACGGAAAAGGTGGTATTGGTAAATCTACTACTACACAAAACTTAGTGGGTGCTTTAGCAGAAGCCGGTAAAAAAGTAATGATTATCGGTTGTGACCCTAAAGCAGATTCAACCCGCTTAATCTTACACGCAAAAGCGCAAAACACCATTATGGAAATGGCCGCTGAAGCGGGGTCGGTTGAAGACATCGAGTTAGAAGATGTACTAAAAGTGGGTTACGGCGGCGTACGTTGTGTTGAGTCTGGCGGTCCTGAGCCAGGTGTAGGTTGTGCGGGTCGTGGTGTAATTACAGCGATTAACTTCTTAGAAGAAGAAGGCGCCTACGAAGAAGACTTAGATTTTGTATTCTACGATGTGTTAGGTGATGTGGTATGTGGTGGTTTTGCCATGCCTATTCGCGAAAACAAAGCTCAAGAGATCTACATCGTAGTGTCTGGTGAAATGATGGCAATGTACGCGGCCAACAACATTTCAAAAGGTATTTGTAAGTACGCAGCAACCGGTAGCGTTCGACTAGCGGGTCTAATTTGTAACTCACGTAAATGTGACCGTGAAGACGAGCTCATTGAAGCGCTAGCCGCCAAAATTGGCACGCAAATGATCCACTTTGTACCTCGCGATAACGTGGTACAGCAAGCTGAAATTCGCCGTATGACAGTTATTGAGTACAACCCTAAATGTAACCAAGCTGATGAATACCGCACGCTAGCCAATAAAATCATCAACAACCAACTATTTGTTGTTCCAACGCCTGTAACCATGGACGAGTTAGAAGAGTTGTTAATGGAATTCGGCATCATGGATGAAGAAGACGAAACCATTATCGGCCAAGTCGCCGAAGAAGTAACCGCTTAG
- the nifD gene encoding nitrogenase molybdenum-iron protein alpha chain has product MSDKKAETQALIDEVLEVYPEKAKADRRKHLGANDTEGGSCITANRKSLPGVMTARGCAYAGSKGVVWGPIKDMVHISHGPVGCGQYSRAGRRNYYTGYTGVNSFGTMNFTSDFQERDIVFGGDKKLATMVDEIEMLFPLANGISIQSECPVGLIGDDIEAVAKTKGAEIGKTIVPVRCEGFRGVSQSLGHHIANDTLRDYVLDKSEGKEVATTDYDVAIIGDYNIGGDAWSSRILLEEIGLRVVAQWSGDGTLPELENTPSVKLNLVHCYRSMNYICRHMEEKYGVPWMEYNLFGPTKCEESLRAIAAKFDEKIQAKAEEVIAGYKAQWQAVVDKYRPRLEGKKVMLYVGGLRPRHVIGAYEDLGMEIVGAGYEFGHNDDYSKTVPEVKDATLIYDDVTGYELEAFADKLKPDLIGAGVKEKYIFQKMGIPFRQMHSWDYSGPYHGFDGFAIFARDMDMTLNNPCWDKLTPPWKAKADKAAEAA; this is encoded by the coding sequence ATGTCAGATAAAAAAGCAGAGACTCAGGCGCTGATTGATGAGGTGCTAGAAGTCTATCCAGAGAAAGCCAAGGCCGATCGTAGAAAGCACTTAGGGGCTAACGATACCGAAGGTGGCAGTTGTATTACCGCTAACCGCAAATCGCTGCCTGGGGTAATGACCGCACGTGGTTGTGCTTACGCGGGGTCAAAAGGGGTAGTGTGGGGACCGATTAAAGATATGGTGCATATCTCTCATGGTCCAGTTGGTTGTGGTCAGTACTCTCGTGCCGGTCGTCGTAACTACTACACCGGCTACACCGGCGTAAACAGCTTCGGTACCATGAACTTTACTTCAGACTTTCAAGAGCGTGACATCGTATTTGGCGGCGATAAAAAGCTGGCCACTATGGTCGACGAAATTGAAATGTTATTCCCATTAGCTAACGGTATTTCGATTCAATCTGAATGTCCGGTAGGTTTGATCGGTGACGACATCGAAGCCGTGGCGAAAACCAAAGGCGCTGAAATTGGCAAAACCATTGTGCCGGTGCGTTGTGAAGGTTTCCGTGGGGTGAGCCAATCACTGGGTCACCACATTGCCAACGATACTTTACGTGATTACGTACTAGATAAATCGGAAGGCAAAGAAGTTGCGACAACCGATTACGATGTCGCCATTATCGGTGATTACAACATTGGTGGTGATGCTTGGTCTTCACGCATTTTGTTGGAAGAAATTGGTTTACGCGTAGTTGCACAGTGGTCTGGTGACGGTACTTTACCTGAACTTGAAAACACTCCTTCGGTAAAACTTAACTTGGTTCACTGTTACCGCTCAATGAACTACATCTGTCGTCACATGGAAGAAAAATATGGTGTGCCATGGATGGAATACAACTTGTTTGGCCCAACTAAGTGTGAAGAGTCTCTTCGTGCTATTGCCGCTAAATTTGATGAGAAAATTCAAGCTAAAGCTGAAGAAGTGATTGCTGGTTACAAAGCCCAATGGCAAGCAGTGGTTGATAAGTATCGTCCACGCCTAGAAGGCAAAAAAGTCATGCTGTATGTGGGGGGCTTACGTCCTCGTCATGTAATCGGAGCCTATGAAGATTTAGGAATGGAAATTGTAGGGGCTGGTTATGAGTTTGGCCATAACGATGACTACAGCAAAACCGTACCTGAAGTGAAAGACGCTACCTTAATTTACGATGACGTAACAGGCTACGAGTTAGAAGCGTTTGCCGACAAACTTAAACCTGATTTGATTGGTGCGGGTGTTAAAGAGAAATACATCTTCCAGAAGATGGGGATCCCTTTCCGTCAAATGCACAGCTGGGATTACTCGGGTCCGTACCATGGCTTTGATGGTTTCGCCATTTTTGCCCGCGACATGGACATGACCTTGAACAACCCTTGTTGGGATAAATTAACGCCACCATGGAAAGCCAAAGCAGATAAAGCTGCCGAAGCGGCCTAA
- the nifK gene encoding nitrogenase molybdenum-iron protein subunit beta: protein MSQSVDDIKPGYPLFEQPEYKDMMARKRAEHEEGASDEKVKEIFEWTTTEEYKDLNFSRKTLTVDPAKACQPLGAVLCGLGFEKTLPYVHGSQGCVAYFRTYFNRHFKEPVACVSDSMTEDAAVFGGQKNMFDGLQNSLALYKPEVIAVSTTCMAEVIGDDLNAFIGNAKKDGYIPEDLPTPFAHTPSFVGSHVTGWDGMFEGFAKYFTAKSMDNKVVGSNGKINIVPGFETYLGNYRVIHKMMQQMDVDYSLLCDPSEVLDTPADGEYRMYAGGTPIAKMEDAPNAITTILLQPDQLVKTKKYVEGQWQHEVPALNIPMGLDWTDELLIKISELTGKEIPESLATERGRLVDMMTDSHTWLHGVSFSIYGDPDYLMGLTKFLQELGCEIKHILCNNGAKRWRKKMEALIAQSPTTENAEIHAGKDLWHFRSLVFTNKPDFMIGNSYGKFIQRDTKAKGDEFEVPLIRLGFPIFDRHHLHRNTTLGYEGGMYMLTTLVNEVLAKLDDDTGEMGKTDYGFDLVR, encoded by the coding sequence ATGAGTCAATCAGTAGATGATATCAAACCGGGTTACCCCTTGTTTGAACAGCCAGAATACAAGGATATGATGGCCCGTAAACGCGCTGAGCATGAAGAAGGCGCAAGTGACGAAAAAGTGAAAGAAATCTTTGAGTGGACCACCACTGAAGAATACAAAGATCTTAACTTTTCGCGCAAAACATTAACCGTTGATCCGGCTAAAGCTTGTCAGCCTCTTGGCGCGGTATTATGTGGTTTAGGTTTTGAGAAAACCTTACCTTATGTGCACGGTTCTCAAGGCTGTGTAGCCTATTTCAGAACCTATTTTAACCGCCATTTCAAAGAGCCTGTAGCCTGTGTTTCAGATTCTATGACTGAAGATGCAGCGGTATTTGGCGGCCAGAAAAACATGTTTGATGGCTTACAAAACTCACTGGCTTTATACAAGCCAGAGGTTATTGCGGTATCAACCACTTGTATGGCCGAAGTGATTGGCGACGATTTAAATGCCTTCATTGGTAACGCCAAAAAAGACGGCTATATCCCTGAAGATTTACCCACACCGTTTGCTCATACACCAAGTTTTGTGGGCAGCCACGTAACCGGGTGGGATGGCATGTTCGAAGGCTTTGCGAAGTACTTCACGGCCAAAAGCATGGACAATAAAGTCGTCGGCAGCAACGGTAAAATTAACATTGTACCGGGCTTTGAAACCTACCTTGGTAACTACCGTGTTATTCACAAAATGATGCAGCAAATGGACGTTGATTACAGCCTGCTGTGTGACCCATCTGAAGTGTTAGATACACCTGCAGACGGTGAGTACCGCATGTATGCTGGTGGTACGCCAATTGCTAAGATGGAAGATGCGCCTAACGCTATTACAACTATATTGTTGCAACCAGACCAACTGGTTAAAACCAAAAAGTATGTAGAAGGCCAGTGGCAGCACGAGGTTCCCGCGCTAAATATCCCTATGGGATTAGACTGGACCGACGAACTGCTAATTAAAATTTCAGAATTAACCGGTAAAGAGATCCCTGAATCATTAGCTACCGAGCGGGGCCGTTTAGTCGACATGATGACCGACTCTCATACCTGGTTGCATGGGGTGAGCTTTTCTATCTACGGTGATCCTGATTACCTAATGGGCTTAACTAAATTCTTGCAAGAGCTAGGTTGTGAAATTAAACACATCTTATGCAACAACGGCGCTAAGCGCTGGCGTAAGAAAATGGAAGCGCTGATTGCTCAATCACCAACGACTGAAAATGCCGAAATCCATGCCGGTAAAGACTTGTGGCACTTCCGTTCATTGGTATTTACCAATAAGCCAGATTTCATGATTGGTAACTCTTACGGCAAGTTCATTCAGCGTGATACCAAAGCCAAAGGCGACGAGTTTGAAGTACCTTTGATTCGTCTTGGCTTCCCGATCTTTGACCGTCACCATTTACACCGCAATACCACGTTAGGTTACGAAGGCGGCATGTATATGCTAACCACATTAGTGAATGAAGTGTTGGCTAAGCTTGACGACGATACCGGTGAAATGGGTAAAACAGACTACGGCTTTGATTTAGTTCGCTAA
- the nifT gene encoding putative nitrogen fixation protein NifT — protein MPNLIISREASGALQAYIAKKDVELPISSLQFDEAEQWGGDIELSDGTKYYIDPISPAPSLPKTVRARRA, from the coding sequence ATGCCCAATCTAATTATTAGTCGCGAAGCGTCAGGTGCTTTGCAAGCCTATATTGCCAAAAAAGATGTAGAGCTGCCTATTAGCTCTTTACAGTTTGACGAGGCCGAGCAGTGGGGCGGCGATATTGAGTTAAGCGATGGAACAAAATATTACATCGACCCCATTAGCCCTGCGCCAAGTTTGCCAAAAACGGTAAGGGCTCGCAGAGCGTAG
- a CDS encoding dinitrogenase iron-molybdenum cofactor biosynthesis protein — protein sequence MSTVMSDDLALRVAMASKAIPELALQDFVNLLVKQCGEPLSEKKFRALSPKILRELLQNPTLNIDRSHINQVHAILSSAQLSPMQAPKLPESRLCFTGPVVTLAVSSNNMEQIDGHFGSCLRFLIYQVSAAGYQLVEVRPVAENLTGDARTSYLIELINDCQLLATLSIGGPAAARVSRADILPLKQMTPQASELILDRLQIVMLAPPRWLEKLLERQGVLSIEQQQECLCPA from the coding sequence ATGAGCACAGTAATGAGTGATGACCTTGCCTTACGTGTGGCAATGGCATCTAAAGCCATCCCAGAACTTGCCTTGCAAGATTTTGTAAACTTATTGGTAAAGCAATGTGGCGAGCCATTAAGTGAAAAAAAATTTAGAGCGCTAAGCCCTAAAATTCTGCGTGAATTATTACAAAATCCAACGTTGAACATTGATCGCAGCCACATTAATCAAGTACATGCCATTTTAAGCTCTGCTCAATTAAGCCCCATGCAAGCGCCTAAGCTCCCAGAGTCGCGGTTGTGTTTCACTGGGCCGGTGGTTACGTTGGCGGTAAGTTCAAATAATATGGAGCAAATAGACGGCCACTTTGGTTCATGTTTGCGATTTTTGATTTACCAAGTGAGTGCGGCGGGTTATCAGTTGGTTGAGGTGCGGCCAGTAGCCGAGAATCTTACCGGTGATGCTCGTACAAGCTATCTAATTGAACTGATCAACGATTGCCAGCTTCTTGCAACTTTATCGATTGGTGGGCCAGCCGCTGCGAGGGTAAGCCGCGCCGATATTTTGCCCTTAAAGCAAATGACCCCACAGGCGAGCGAGCTTATTCTAGACCGTTTACAAATTGTCATGCTAGCGCCGCCTCGCTGGTTAGAAAAACTGTTAGAGAGACAAGGCGTACTATCAATTGAGCAACAACAGGAGTGTTTATGTCCAGCGTAA
- a CDS encoding homocysteine S-methyltransferase family protein, with translation MAGRFTFPSYQKGRIFLSEGGTETELMYKHGFELPHFAMFPLLDNPVALVTLKDMFRRYLDVVAKHKMCALMGGLDYRASPDWGALLGYSAAGLAEANLSSIAFLRELAAEYTLDIPEVLIQGLLGPRADAYKPSHDMSVNEAEDYHSVQLNTLKQAKVDLAQAITFSSVTESIGAAKAAEKLGVPLAISFILNSRGKLQSGIGLAEAIGLIDSQTHQSPEYYSINCSHPLEYQPALVEGEWIRRLRGVRPNASKMDKMSLCSIGHLESGDPKEIGQLCGELAKRHPHMDIWGGCCGTWSDHLDEMAKGIVASRSN, from the coding sequence ATGGCAGGCAGATTTACGTTTCCGAGTTATCAGAAGGGGCGGATCTTTCTTTCTGAGGGCGGCACAGAAACAGAACTGATGTATAAACATGGCTTTGAACTGCCGCATTTTGCAATGTTTCCCTTACTTGATAACCCTGTCGCCTTGGTAACACTTAAAGACATGTTTCGACGCTACTTAGACGTAGTGGCTAAACATAAGATGTGCGCATTGATGGGTGGGTTAGATTATCGCGCCAGCCCTGACTGGGGTGCGTTACTGGGTTATTCAGCCGCAGGCTTGGCTGAGGCTAACTTGAGTTCTATTGCGTTTTTAAGAGAGCTAGCCGCTGAGTATACGTTGGATATTCCAGAAGTATTAATTCAAGGTTTGCTGGGGCCGCGTGCCGATGCCTATAAGCCAAGCCATGATATGTCAGTAAATGAAGCCGAAGACTATCACTCAGTGCAACTAAATACCTTAAAACAAGCCAAGGTTGATTTAGCCCAAGCTATCACATTTAGTAGCGTTACTGAGTCAATTGGTGCGGCTAAAGCGGCGGAAAAGCTTGGGGTTCCACTGGCTATTTCTTTTATCTTAAACAGCAGGGGCAAGCTTCAATCGGGGATCGGTCTGGCCGAAGCCATTGGCTTAATCGATAGCCAAACCCACCAATCGCCAGAGTACTATTCAATCAATTGCTCACATCCGCTTGAGTATCAGCCTGCGTTGGTAGAGGGAGAATGGATCCGCAGGCTTCGCGGCGTAAGGCCTAATGCCTCTAAAATGGATAAAATGTCATTGTGCTCGATTGGCCATCTAGAGTCGGGCGACCCAAAAGAAATTGGCCAGTTATGTGGAGAGCTAGCTAAACGTCATCCGCACATGGATATATGGGGGGGCTGCTGTGGAACATGGAGTGACCATTTAGATGAAATGGCAAAGGGCATTGTGGCGTCGCGCAGCAATTAA
- a CDS encoding phosphotransferase family protein codes for MINLDGLQQIGSGATADVYLYQQTKVIKLFSNNYSLDAVNYEASIAKSVSASAIAAPKYHEIVSIGDRSGIVYDYVPGEILINQLLAKPSRSISIIKRLARAQAMLNAKSIDGLPKQAERLSSLIKRTDQIPEYQAQILRAVSQLASAERVCHGDFHVGNIISHQQDFIVIDWMNAYSGNAEGDLLRTYLMLITPFIPFEMNPLKKVGFIAYKRLLASLYLREYLKESGISKHSLRKWWPIIAAARLSDEVPNEAPWLKKIIKKHLKYLSVTNHR; via the coding sequence ATGATTAATTTAGATGGCCTACAGCAGATAGGCAGCGGCGCTACCGCCGATGTGTATCTCTACCAACAAACCAAAGTCATAAAATTATTTAGCAATAATTACAGCCTAGACGCTGTGAATTATGAAGCGAGTATTGCCAAATCTGTCAGCGCTTCGGCCATTGCTGCTCCCAAATACCATGAAATAGTCAGCATTGGTGACCGAAGCGGGATAGTGTATGACTATGTACCGGGGGAAATACTGATTAATCAATTATTGGCTAAACCCTCTCGGTCAATATCTATCATTAAACGCCTAGCTAGGGCGCAAGCGATGCTTAATGCTAAGTCTATCGACGGCTTGCCCAAGCAAGCCGAGCGGCTTTCTAGCTTGATAAAACGTACTGACCAGATCCCTGAGTATCAGGCACAAATTTTACGCGCGGTTAGCCAGCTCGCTTCAGCTGAACGGGTGTGTCATGGTGATTTTCACGTAGGCAACATTATTAGCCATCAACAGGACTTTATCGTGATTGATTGGATGAATGCCTACTCAGGAAATGCTGAAGGCGACTTATTAAGAACTTATTTAATGCTGATTACCCCTTTTATCCCCTTTGAGATGAACCCATTGAAGAAAGTGGGCTTTATAGCTTATAAGCGGCTTTTAGCCTCCCTCTACCTGAGGGAGTACTTAAAGGAATCGGGAATCAGCAAGCATAGTTTAAGAAAATGGTGGCCGATAATTGCAGCGGCAAGGTTGTCAGATGAGGTACCGAACGAAGCACCGTGGCTAAAGAAGATAATAAAAAAGCACCTCAAGTATCTTAGCGTAACGAATCATCGTTAG
- a CDS encoding acyltransferase family protein: MASRVECIDIAKGISISLVVFHHSQIHSALPNIIDSLSLFRMPLFFFLSGVFFSTRSRLSHFILKKAEALLKPYFFVLFILLVVSFLAKEDALIWQLKGIFYATGDTIEWTPMWFLPHLFLLYLMAYCLVRYGKLCSLRLPTTLILLISFFSVGAWGLDAFWYTPMVIFGGSVLLPGLPFSLDIAPITVAYFILGYIFRNRVVSFRPNVFYVLLSIAGFFTVALFTSAHIDFNHRLLVNPIASCLGSLCGIYMALCLSILLAKSACLRSTFTRLGASSLYILIFHFFILIHLHHFVVSLFPFSDYVVLFSIIEVSLAILASLTIKTLIEKNSYLEIFFKPVKARSLDQHAKS; the protein is encoded by the coding sequence ATGGCCAGCAGAGTAGAGTGTATTGACATCGCGAAGGGGATTTCAATTTCTTTAGTGGTGTTTCACCATAGCCAAATTCATAGTGCTTTACCGAATATTATTGATTCATTATCACTGTTTAGGATGCCGCTTTTCTTTTTTTTGTCAGGCGTGTTTTTTTCTACCCGTTCACGCTTAAGTCATTTTATTTTGAAGAAAGCGGAAGCTCTGCTTAAGCCTTACTTTTTTGTGTTGTTTATTTTGCTAGTGGTGTCATTTTTAGCCAAAGAAGATGCTCTTATTTGGCAACTAAAAGGCATTTTTTATGCCACTGGAGACACCATAGAGTGGACGCCTATGTGGTTTTTACCCCATTTATTCCTTTTGTATCTAATGGCATATTGCTTGGTACGTTATGGCAAATTATGTTCGTTAAGGTTGCCCACAACCTTAATACTACTAATTAGTTTTTTCAGTGTTGGTGCGTGGGGGCTTGACGCATTTTGGTATACGCCCATGGTTATATTTGGTGGTTCGGTGTTGCTCCCTGGTTTGCCTTTTTCTCTGGATATTGCTCCTATCACCGTCGCGTATTTCATTTTAGGCTACATCTTTAGAAATAGAGTGGTGAGTTTTCGGCCAAATGTATTCTATGTTTTGCTATCTATAGCGGGCTTTTTTACGGTGGCACTGTTTACTTCGGCACATATCGATTTTAACCATCGATTACTGGTAAACCCAATCGCTAGCTGCTTAGGTAGTTTATGCGGTATATATATGGCTTTGTGTTTGTCGATATTGCTGGCAAAGTCAGCGTGCTTGAGAAGCACTTTTACACGATTGGGGGCATCCAGTTTATATATTCTGATTTTCCACTTTTTCATTTTGATTCATCTTCACCATTTTGTGGTGAGTCTGTTTCCTTTTAGTGATTATGTGGTGCTGTTCTCGATAATTGAAGTGTCTTTAGCGATTTTGGCCTCACTGACAATAAAAACGCTGATAGAAAAAAACAGCTATTTGGAGATTTTTTTTAAACCAGTAAAAGCGCGATCACTTGATCAGCATGCTAAGAGTTAA